In a genomic window of Scyliorhinus torazame isolate Kashiwa2021f chromosome 5, sScyTor2.1, whole genome shotgun sequence:
- the LOC140419604 gene encoding uncharacterized protein: MEKPWKCGDCGMGFNYPSKLETHQRIHTGETPFTCSDCGKGFTRSSYLLTHQLVHTDQRPFKCADCGKSFKCRKDLLTHQRTHYGERPFICSVCGKGFTLSSHLLSHQLVHTDQRPFKCADCEKSFKSRNYLLLHQRTHTGERPFTCLECGKGFHASSNLRAHHQVHSDQRPFKCADCEKSFKSRNDLLSHQRHHTGEKPFTCSVCGMGFTQSSYLLRHQLVHSDQRPFKCADCEKSFKSKMNLLTHQRTHTGERPFTCSVCGKGFTRSSHLLVHQLVHTDQKPFKCADCEKSFKRRMDLLRHQRTHSGERPFTCSVCGMGFTQSSDLLRHQLVHTDQRPFKCADCEKSFKRKMNLLTHQRTHTGERSFTCSVCGTGFTRSSDLLRHQLVHTDQRPFKYAD, translated from the coding sequence atggagaaaccgtggaaatgtggggactgtgggatgggattcaattatcCGTCTAAATTGGAAactcatcaacgtattcacactggggaaacgcCGTTTACCTGctccgattgtgggaagggattcactcggtcatcatacctcctgacacaccaacttgttcatactgatcagagaccgtttaaatgtgctgactgtggaaagagctttaaatgcagaaaggatttactgacacatcaacgcactcactatggggagaggccattcatctgctccgtgtgtgggaagggattcactctgtcatcccacctcctgagccaccaacttgttcatactgatcagagaccttttaaatgtgctgactgtgagaagagctttaaaagcagaaattatttactgttacatcaacgcactcacactggggagaggccattcacctgtttggaatgtgggaagggatttcatGCTTCGTCAAACCTCCGGGCTCACCAtcaggttcactctgaccagagaccgtttaaatgtgctgactgtgaaaagagctttaaaagcagaaatgatttactgtcacatcaacgccatcacactggagagaagccattcacctgctccgtgtgtgggatgggattcactcagtcatcatacctcctgagacaccaacttgttcattctgatcagagaccttttaaatgtgctgactgtgagaagagttttaaaagtaaaatgaatttactgacacaccaacgtactcacactggggagaggccattcacctgctccgtgtgtgggaagggattcactaggtCATCCCACCTCCTGgtgcaccaacttgttcatactgaccagaaaccttttaaatgtgctgactgtgagaagagttttaaacgCAGAATGGATTTACtgagacaccaacgcactcacagtggagagaggccattcacctgctctgtgtgtgggatgggattcactcagtcatcagacctcctgagacaccaacttgttcatactgatcagagaccttttaaatgtgctgactgtgagaagagctttaaaaggaaAATGAATTTACTGACACACCAACgtactcacactggagagaggtcattcacctgctccgtgtgtgggacgggattcactcggtcatcagacctcctgagacaccaacttgttcatactgatcagagaccttttaaatatgctgactga